The following are encoded in a window of Kitasatospora sp. NBC_01250 genomic DNA:
- a CDS encoding aminoglycoside 3'-phosphotransferase: MIAMAPQGPVEVPQIVTEFAAGRPVRAVWQNGVGGLTFQVGLAARQFVKWTPGAGGIDLSAEVLRLRWAARFTVVPRVLDEGADEAGSWIVTDGLPGRMAVDDHWKRDPGTAVRAIGAGLRALHTALPVPDCPFDWSAERRLAAVHARAAAGRIDPADWHEDLRHVGTAERALDLLADIPPVDELVVCHGDACAPNTLIGDDGTCTGHVDLGDLGVADRWADLAIATWSTRWNYGPGWEETLLEAYGVAPDAERIRYYRLLWDLSD; encoded by the coding sequence ATGATTGCGATGGCGCCCCAGGGGCCGGTCGAGGTGCCGCAGATCGTCACCGAGTTCGCCGCCGGACGGCCCGTGCGGGCCGTGTGGCAGAACGGAGTTGGCGGCCTGACCTTCCAGGTCGGCCTGGCAGCACGGCAGTTCGTGAAATGGACGCCCGGCGCCGGCGGAATCGACCTCTCGGCCGAGGTGCTGCGCCTGCGGTGGGCGGCGAGGTTCACCGTGGTGCCCCGGGTGCTCGACGAGGGCGCGGACGAGGCGGGGTCCTGGATCGTCACCGACGGCCTGCCCGGACGCATGGCGGTCGACGACCACTGGAAGCGTGATCCGGGCACCGCGGTGCGCGCGATCGGTGCCGGGCTGCGTGCCCTGCACACCGCGCTGCCCGTCCCGGACTGCCCGTTCGACTGGTCGGCCGAACGGCGGCTGGCGGCGGTGCACGCGCGGGCGGCAGCAGGCCGGATCGACCCGGCGGACTGGCATGAGGACCTGCGGCACGTCGGCACCGCCGAGCGCGCGCTCGACCTGCTCGCCGACATCCCGCCGGTCGACGAGCTCGTCGTCTGCCACGGCGACGCCTGCGCCCCCAACACCCTGATCGGCGACGACGGCACGTGCACCGGGCACGTCGACCTCGGCGACCTCGGCGTCGCCGACCGGTGGGCCGACCTCGCCATCGCCACCTGGAGCACGCGGTGGAACTACGGTCCGGGCTGGGAGGAGACGCTGCTGGAGGCCTACGGGGTCGCGCCGGACGCCGAGCGGATCAGGTACTACCGGCTGCTGTGGGACCTGTCGGACTGA
- a CDS encoding CsbD family protein encodes MSGEDKAKNIAEKAKGKAKEAAGKAVGNERLTAEGKADQVSGDVKQAGEKVKDAFKD; translated from the coding sequence ATGAGCGGCGAGGACAAGGCCAAGAACATCGCGGAGAAGGCGAAGGGGAAGGCGAAGGAGGCGGCCGGCAAGGCCGTCGGCAACGAGCGCCTGACCGCGGAGGGGAAGGCCGACCAGGTCAGCGGCGACGTCAAGCAGGCGGGCGAGAAGGTCAAGGACGCCTTCAAGGACTGA
- a CDS encoding uracil-DNA glycosylase, translated as MSEADFPVRSAARARTLVELDGQVVRCRACPRLVAWWEEAARIKRPAFRDWEYWGRPVPGFGPVDAALAVIGLAPAAHGANRTGRMFTGDRAGDLLYATLHGLGLASQPTATRQDDGLALSGVRVTAPVRCAPPQNRPTPGERDTCRPWLARELELLRPTVRCVVVLGAFGWQAVLPALESAGWQVPRPRPRFGHGVRTTLVAADDGAGAPVTLFGCYHVSQRNVFTGRLTPAMLREVLATAAHTAGLAVDRPGAVEPPPPGSAGQP; from the coding sequence ATGTCCGAGGCCGACTTTCCCGTCCGCTCGGCCGCCCGGGCCCGCACGCTGGTCGAACTGGACGGGCAGGTGGTCCGTTGCCGGGCCTGCCCGCGCCTGGTGGCCTGGTGGGAGGAGGCCGCCCGTATCAAGCGTCCCGCATTCCGTGACTGGGAGTACTGGGGGCGCCCGGTGCCCGGGTTCGGGCCCGTGGACGCCGCCCTGGCGGTCATCGGCCTGGCGCCCGCGGCACACGGCGCGAACCGGACCGGCCGGATGTTCACCGGTGACCGGGCCGGTGACCTGCTGTACGCGACGCTGCACGGGCTCGGGCTGGCCTCCCAGCCGACCGCGACCCGGCAGGACGACGGCCTGGCACTGTCCGGCGTCCGGGTCACCGCCCCCGTGCGCTGCGCGCCGCCGCAGAACCGTCCCACGCCGGGCGAGCGGGACACCTGCCGCCCGTGGCTGGCCCGCGAGCTGGAGCTGCTGCGGCCGACCGTGCGCTGCGTCGTCGTGCTGGGCGCCTTCGGCTGGCAGGCCGTGCTGCCGGCCCTGGAGTCGGCCGGCTGGCAGGTGCCCCGGCCGCGACCGCGGTTCGGCCACGGGGTGCGGACGACCCTGGTGGCCGCCGACGACGGGGCGGGCGCACCGGTGACGCTGTTCGGCTGCTACCACGTGAGCCAGCGCAACGTCTTCACCGGCCGGCTCACCCCGGCGATGCTGCGCGAGGTGCTCGCCACGGCGGCGCACACGGCCGGCCTGGCGGTGGACCGACCCGGCGCGGTGGAGCCCCCGCCGCCCGGCTCAGCGGGACAGCCGTAG
- a CDS encoding DUF488 domain-containing protein produces the protein MASTKDIRCHRVYEETSPEDGTRVLVDRLWPRGLRKDDAHLDAWLRDVAPSTELRQWYGHDPERFQEFRRRYLAELRDCDHREALHELGELARHGRVTLLTATCDVDHSQAAVLADRLSRRRPPWTVPTDGAR, from the coding sequence ATGGCCAGCACCAAGGACATCAGATGTCACCGCGTCTACGAGGAAACCTCGCCCGAGGACGGCACCCGGGTGCTGGTGGACCGGCTCTGGCCGCGCGGGCTGCGCAAGGACGACGCCCACCTCGACGCGTGGCTGCGCGACGTCGCCCCGTCGACCGAGCTGCGGCAGTGGTACGGCCATGACCCGGAGCGTTTCCAGGAGTTCCGCCGGCGCTACCTCGCGGAACTGCGCGACTGCGACCACCGGGAGGCGCTGCACGAACTCGGCGAGCTGGCCCGCCACGGGCGGGTCACCCTGCTCACCGCCACCTGCGACGTCGACCACAGCCAGGCCGCCGTGCTGGCCGACCGGCTCTCCCGCCGACGGCCTCCATGGACGGTGCCCACGGACGGCGCCCGCTGA
- a CDS encoding geranylgeranyl reductase family protein yields the protein MADRQDAQVVVIGAGPAGSAAAAHLARAGVDVLLLEKDVFPRDKVCGDGLTPRGVHQLLRLGIDVGAPGWRRSRGMRLHCSGRRVDVDWPALGGYPDFGLTRTRHDFDHLLAQHAQGAGARLHTGTKVTAPLTDAAGRLTGVTAVTPGGGTAEFRAPLVIAADGASARTALALGWQRDQRSPMATAVRRYYRSRALAEDEYLQLWADVRCAGSGHDLPGYGWAFPLADGRVNIGLGGLPHRRHGATDLRATLREWVDQLPAHWELDEQHAEDPPRSAALPMGLNRRPQYRRGLLVLGDSAGMISPWSGEGIAQAMEAAEVAADTVALALTRPPGLRREQALQHYPAEVDHRWGRYYRLGNAVAAQVFSRVGYRPLLSRRIMTSPTAIGLVVRLLSQATTAPAQDGIDSVLNTALRLVPKLRR from the coding sequence ATGGCCGACCGACAGGACGCGCAGGTCGTCGTGATCGGAGCCGGCCCCGCGGGCTCCGCCGCGGCGGCCCACCTGGCCCGGGCGGGGGTCGACGTCCTGCTGCTGGAGAAGGACGTCTTCCCCCGGGACAAGGTCTGCGGCGACGGCCTGACCCCGCGCGGTGTGCACCAGTTGCTGCGGCTGGGGATCGATGTCGGCGCCCCGGGCTGGCGGCGCTCGCGCGGCATGCGCCTGCACTGCTCGGGCCGTCGCGTCGACGTCGACTGGCCGGCGCTCGGCGGCTACCCCGACTTCGGGCTCACCCGGACCCGCCACGACTTCGACCACCTGCTCGCCCAGCACGCCCAGGGCGCCGGTGCCCGGCTGCACACCGGGACCAAGGTCACCGCCCCGCTCACCGACGCCGCCGGGCGCCTCACGGGCGTCACCGCCGTGACCCCCGGGGGCGGCACCGCCGAGTTCCGCGCGCCGCTGGTCATCGCCGCCGACGGCGCCTCCGCCCGCACCGCGCTCGCCCTGGGCTGGCAGCGCGACCAGCGCAGCCCGATGGCGACCGCCGTTCGCCGCTACTACCGCAGCCGGGCCCTGGCGGAGGACGAGTATCTGCAGCTCTGGGCCGACGTGCGCTGCGCCGGTAGCGGGCACGACCTGCCCGGCTACGGCTGGGCCTTCCCGCTCGCCGACGGCCGGGTGAACATCGGCCTCGGCGGCCTGCCGCACCGCCGCCACGGCGCCACCGACCTGCGGGCCACCCTGCGCGAGTGGGTCGACCAGCTGCCCGCCCACTGGGAGCTGGACGAGCAGCACGCGGAGGACCCGCCGCGCAGCGCCGCGCTGCCGATGGGCCTCAACCGGCGCCCCCAGTACCGGCGGGGTCTGCTGGTGCTCGGCGACAGCGCGGGCATGATCAGCCCCTGGAGCGGTGAGGGCATCGCCCAGGCCATGGAGGCCGCCGAGGTGGCGGCCGACACGGTCGCCCTCGCCCTGACCCGGCCGCCGGGCCTGCGCCGCGAACAGGCGCTGCAGCACTACCCGGCCGAGGTGGACCACCGCTGGGGCCGCTACTACCGGCTCGGCAACGCCGTCGCCGCCCAGGTCTTCAGCCGGGTCGGCTACCGCCCCCTGCTCAGCCGCCGCATCATGACCAGCCCCACCGCGATCGGCCTGGTCGTCCGCCTGCTCAGCCAGGCCACCACCGCCCCGGCGCAGGACGGCATCGACTCGGTGCTCAACACCGCGCTGCGCCTGGTACCGAAGCTGCGCCGCTAG
- a CDS encoding macro domain-containing protein, which yields MPSPLRVVLTDINAPVVAAWRAAFADTPGVEIRSGSILDEQVDAWVSPTNSRGRMDGGVDAAIKRHLGAGIQLRVQRAIRDHFAGRLPVGSAVCVPSGASNPRFLISAPTMAQSAQNVSETLNVALACAAAFQAIHLQNQKAPGSIGSVALVGMGARTGGVPARVCANLMWTGHTLFNDHCFEDYDELRGTITAQLDDIERAPATERVRITPPTGRTARR from the coding sequence GTGCCGTCGCCGCTCAGGGTGGTCCTGACCGACATCAACGCCCCGGTGGTGGCGGCCTGGCGAGCGGCGTTCGCCGACACCCCGGGGGTCGAGATCCGCAGCGGATCGATCCTCGACGAGCAGGTCGACGCCTGGGTCAGCCCCACCAACTCCCGTGGCCGGATGGACGGTGGGGTCGACGCCGCCATCAAGCGGCACCTCGGCGCGGGCATCCAGCTGCGGGTGCAGCGCGCGATCCGCGACCACTTCGCGGGCCGGCTCCCGGTGGGCAGCGCGGTGTGCGTGCCGTCCGGAGCGAGCAACCCGAGGTTCCTGATCTCGGCGCCGACCATGGCGCAGTCCGCGCAGAACGTGAGCGAGACGCTGAACGTCGCACTCGCCTGCGCCGCCGCGTTCCAGGCGATCCACCTGCAGAACCAGAAGGCGCCCGGCAGCATCGGGTCGGTGGCCCTGGTCGGCATGGGCGCCCGGACGGGTGGGGTGCCGGCCCGGGTGTGCGCGAACCTCATGTGGACGGGCCACACGCTCTTCAACGACCACTGCTTCGAGGACTACGACGAGCTGCGCGGCACGATCACCGCGCAGCTCGACGACATCGAGCGGGCCCCCGCCACCGAGCGGGTCCGCATCACGCCGCCCACCGGCCGCACCGCACGCCGCTGA
- a CDS encoding ADP-ribosyltransferase domain-containing protein: MTDAATPAQPEPNDPLALADLFQGGGEPWLPLLKPVIEAQPGAAAFIGPARGPEVVPVRELTFQALKPHAPEKWRVVVFGQNPYPRPESATGIAMFDNTFHDWTDSQFGRVVSIRCIIKAAAMWKHGIPKKTPIADIRALLKEQDTVQPPEWFQAMLTQGVLLLNAALTASGDGAMGPEQHTAFWRPVAERIVEEILRAKQHAAEEDRGVVFAWWGAHARSLKRVVLRMQKKYPGVEVRHIDHPNPAAQGDIFCDGDHFATVNTVLASLGTEEIDWLPSSGWNTAVAGPGGTGGDTAQRMGAFIASTMELHQLYLDRLAGVKDEGLVLPAVTGVFDTPLMDFRDAVSPVAGLLSGLDRYVELSHAFGRRRTDEGAGGLSADAIAALYLYTCESAFYREINAILRSPDRGRLVPYLPYLPYLRLLFAAVAELPARTRPLWRGVPLDLRAQYPLGRTVTWWGVSSCTSKPAVARSFLGSRGKRTLFEVHPLRAAGIQDFSAFTGEEEFILLPGTQLEVTDVRAERGGLSTVTLTELPEQTLVS, translated from the coding sequence ATGACCGATGCCGCCACCCCCGCCCAGCCCGAACCGAACGACCCGCTGGCGCTCGCGGACCTCTTCCAGGGCGGCGGCGAACCGTGGCTCCCGCTGCTGAAGCCGGTGATCGAGGCGCAGCCGGGCGCCGCGGCCTTCATCGGTCCGGCGCGCGGCCCGGAGGTCGTCCCGGTGCGCGAACTGACCTTCCAGGCGCTCAAGCCGCACGCGCCGGAGAAGTGGCGGGTGGTGGTCTTCGGTCAGAACCCGTACCCGCGGCCGGAGAGCGCCACGGGCATCGCCATGTTCGACAACACCTTCCACGACTGGACGGACAGCCAGTTCGGCAGGGTCGTCAGCATCCGCTGCATCATCAAGGCGGCGGCGATGTGGAAGCACGGCATCCCGAAGAAGACCCCGATCGCCGACATACGCGCGCTGTTGAAGGAGCAGGACACCGTCCAGCCGCCGGAGTGGTTCCAGGCGATGCTGACGCAGGGCGTGCTGCTGCTGAACGCGGCGCTCACCGCCAGCGGCGACGGGGCGATGGGACCGGAGCAGCACACCGCGTTCTGGCGGCCGGTCGCCGAACGGATCGTCGAGGAGATCCTCCGGGCCAAGCAGCACGCCGCCGAGGAGGACCGCGGTGTGGTCTTCGCCTGGTGGGGGGCGCACGCCCGCAGCCTCAAGCGGGTCGTCCTGCGGATGCAGAAGAAGTACCCCGGGGTCGAGGTCCGGCACATCGACCACCCCAACCCCGCGGCGCAGGGCGACATCTTCTGCGACGGCGACCACTTCGCGACGGTGAACACCGTCCTCGCCTCGCTGGGTACCGAGGAGATCGACTGGCTGCCCAGCAGCGGCTGGAACACGGCCGTGGCGGGGCCGGGCGGCACCGGCGGCGACACCGCGCAGCGGATGGGCGCCTTCATCGCCTCCACCATGGAGCTGCACCAGCTCTACCTCGACCGCCTCGCCGGGGTGAAGGACGAGGGCCTCGTCCTGCCCGCCGTCACCGGGGTGTTCGACACCCCGCTGATGGACTTCCGTGACGCCGTGTCCCCGGTCGCGGGGCTGCTGTCCGGGCTGGACCGGTACGTCGAGCTGTCGCACGCGTTCGGCAGACGGCGCACCGACGAGGGGGCCGGCGGGCTGTCCGCCGACGCGATCGCGGCGCTGTACCTCTACACCTGCGAGTCCGCGTTCTACCGGGAGATCAACGCGATCCTGCGCTCCCCGGACCGCGGCAGGCTCGTGCCGTACCTGCCGTACCTGCCGTACCTGCGGCTGCTGTTCGCGGCCGTCGCCGAGCTCCCGGCCCGCACCCGGCCGCTGTGGCGCGGGGTGCCGCTGGACCTGCGGGCGCAGTACCCGCTGGGCCGGACGGTGACCTGGTGGGGCGTCTCCTCGTGCACCTCCAAGCCCGCCGTGGCGCGCTCCTTCCTCGGCAGCCGCGGCAAGCGCACGCTCTTCGAGGTGCATCCGCTGCGGGCCGCCGGCATCCAGGACTTCTCCGCGTTCACCGGCGAGGAGGAGTTCATCCTCCTGCCGGGCACGCAGCTGGAGGTGACGGACGTGCGGGCCGAACGCGGCGGGCTGTCCACCGTGACGCTCACCGAACTGCCCGAGCAGACCCTGGTCTCCTGA
- a CDS encoding fluoride efflux transporter FluC, producing MPRHTTTPPGAPGRPPAGGAARVRAGAGRHLPDTLLGVGMRGERPPSTSGPRPAEDLPVDPDSAAPLPAGPERPPRPRQWDVLAVIALGGGLGSVARYELAQAWPTAAGTFPWATFTINVTGSLLLGVLMVFVLEIWPPNRFARPFLGVGILGGYTTFSTYTVELRGLLATGHFAVADAYALTSLVAGLAAVWTGIALARRLGRLPVRRGPRRRSQAGHTATATARPEPKTGPGGAGEMAASSEGGPR from the coding sequence ATGCCCCGACACACCACCACCCCGCCCGGTGCGCCCGGCCGTCCACCGGCCGGCGGTGCCGCCCGGGTGCGCGCCGGTGCGGGCCGGCACCTTCCCGACACACTCCTAGGAGTTGGCATGCGCGGCGAGCGCCCGCCCAGCACGAGCGGGCCGCGGCCCGCCGAGGACCTGCCCGTCGACCCGGACAGCGCGGCCCCCCTGCCCGCCGGGCCGGAGCGCCCACCGCGCCCCCGCCAGTGGGACGTCCTCGCGGTGATCGCCCTGGGCGGCGGGCTCGGCAGCGTGGCCCGCTACGAACTCGCCCAGGCCTGGCCCACCGCGGCGGGCACCTTCCCCTGGGCCACCTTCACCATCAACGTCACCGGCAGCCTGCTGCTCGGCGTCCTGATGGTCTTCGTCCTGGAGATCTGGCCGCCCAACCGCTTCGCCCGCCCGTTCCTGGGCGTCGGCATCCTCGGCGGCTACACCACCTTCTCGACCTACACCGTCGAGCTGCGCGGCCTGCTCGCCACCGGCCACTTCGCCGTCGCCGACGCCTACGCGCTCACCAGCCTGGTGGCGGGACTGGCCGCGGTGTGGACGGGGATCGCCCTCGCCCGTCGTCTCGGGCGGCTGCCGGTGCGGCGCGGTCCGCGCCGCCGCTCCCAGGCCGGTCACACCGCCACCGCGACCGCCCGCCCCGAGCCGAAGACCGGTCCGGGCGGCGCGGGCGAGATGGCCGCCAGCAGCGAGGGAGGCCCGCGATGA
- a CDS encoding DUF190 domain-containing protein, translating to MTVYLGESDQYRHHPVYTEIVHRAHRAGLAGASVFRGIEGFGGTSLIHTTRLLDLAEDLPVAVVIIDEERRIRAFLPQAEEVLAQGLITLDPVEVVTHRVVTHRVDAADGVTPIDQEGEN from the coding sequence ATGACCGTCTACCTCGGTGAGAGCGACCAGTACCGGCACCACCCCGTGTACACCGAGATCGTCCACCGGGCCCACCGCGCTGGTCTGGCCGGCGCCAGCGTGTTCCGCGGCATCGAGGGCTTCGGCGGTACCTCGCTGATCCACACCACCCGCCTGCTCGACCTCGCCGAGGACCTCCCCGTCGCCGTCGTGATCATCGACGAGGAACGGCGCATCCGCGCCTTCCTGCCGCAGGCCGAGGAGGTCCTCGCCCAGGGCCTGATCACCCTCGACCCCGTCGAGGTCGTCACCCACCGTGTCGTCACCCACCGGGTCGACGCGGCCGACGGCGTCACCCCGATCGACCAGGAAGGCGAGAACTGA
- the crcB gene encoding fluoride efflux transporter CrcB codes for MAVLMVFLGGILGAPLRYLIDKAVQSRHDSVFPWGTFLINVSGAFVLGAVTGAGHAHGLPGDAVLLLGTGVCGALTTFSTFTFETVRLLEEGSLAEAGLNVVGSLAVGLPAAAAGYALLTWL; via the coding sequence ATGGCCGTGCTGATGGTGTTCCTCGGCGGCATCCTCGGCGCACCGCTGCGCTACCTCATCGACAAGGCCGTCCAGTCCCGCCACGACAGTGTCTTTCCGTGGGGGACCTTCCTCATCAACGTCTCCGGCGCCTTCGTGCTCGGTGCCGTCACCGGCGCCGGCCACGCCCACGGCCTGCCCGGTGACGCCGTGCTGCTGCTGGGCACCGGCGTCTGCGGGGCGCTCACCACGTTCAGCACCTTCACCTTCGAGACCGTCCGGCTGCTGGAGGAGGGCTCGCTGGCCGAGGCCGGCCTCAACGTCGTGGGCAGCCTGGCCGTCGGCCTGCCCGCCGCGGCGGCCGGCTACGCGCTGCTGACCTGGCTCTGA
- the sigK gene encoding ECF RNA polymerase sigma factor SigK, with translation MQRPIERPAESPAALRALAARVAGGDEWAFEELYVATAGRVHGLVLSLLRDRPRAEEVTQEVFLQVWREAPRYRSERGEVLAWMLTIAHRRAVDRVRSEQAATDRDRAAARRDRTPAFDEVADQVERELERLSQCARVRRALGILSEVQRESLLLVYFGGRTHAQAAAALGVPLGTVKTRVRNALQRLRDLLVDSSATGPAGPRLGTGRTP, from the coding sequence GTGCAGAGACCGATCGAGCGGCCGGCGGAGAGCCCGGCCGCGTTACGTGCCCTGGCAGCCCGCGTCGCCGGTGGCGACGAGTGGGCCTTCGAGGAGCTGTACGTCGCCACCGCCGGCCGTGTGCACGGCCTGGTGCTGAGCCTGCTGCGCGACCGCCCCCGCGCGGAGGAGGTGACCCAGGAAGTGTTTCTGCAGGTGTGGCGGGAGGCGCCGCGGTACCGGAGCGAGCGCGGCGAGGTGCTGGCGTGGATGCTCACCATCGCCCACCGGCGCGCCGTGGACCGGGTCCGCTCCGAGCAGGCCGCCACGGACCGCGACCGGGCCGCCGCCCGGCGGGACCGCACCCCGGCCTTCGACGAGGTCGCCGACCAGGTCGAGCGGGAGCTGGAACGCCTGTCGCAGTGCGCCCGGGTGCGCCGCGCGCTCGGCATACTGAGCGAGGTCCAGCGGGAGAGCCTGCTGCTGGTCTACTTCGGCGGCCGTACCCACGCGCAGGCCGCCGCCGCCCTCGGCGTGCCGCTGGGCACCGTCAAGACCCGCGTCCGCAACGCCCTGCAGCGGCTGCGCGACCTGCTCGTCGACTCCTCCGCCACGGGACCGGCCGGGCCGCGGCTCGGGACGGGCCGCACGCCGTAG
- a CDS encoding MerR family transcriptional regulator, whose product MPTPLTPVQAPAPDRPVSAQAGLTTGDLARALGVSPATIRSWERRYGIGPAQRTPGRHRRWSPRDVAVLETMCRLTARGVMPAEAARLAAAEPQPERLAGPERLAGPEHLGAPHPVAAPEQPARREPSEPGAPAAVPRQGGDRAVPAAAARRECRGLARAATRLDACEVARILDRGLDRLGLVAAWTQLMVPALRAVGRAWVTEGEPYVEVEHLLSWHISRALHRSTARCEPLPGPALLLAGMPTELHALPLEALAAGLAERGLPYRMFGPALPPEALLAAVRRTGPPAVLLWSQLARTADRALVQRVARTSWGLHGARGRPVVLVAGPGWGGPRRPPGTLRPRDLPSALDQLGVAWKARER is encoded by the coding sequence GTGCCCACACCGCTCACGCCTGTGCAAGCGCCCGCACCCGACCGGCCGGTGTCCGCCCAGGCGGGTCTGACCACCGGTGACCTCGCCCGGGCGCTCGGCGTCTCCCCGGCCACCATCCGGTCGTGGGAACGCCGTTACGGCATCGGCCCGGCCCAGCGGACCCCCGGTCGCCACCGCCGGTGGAGCCCGCGGGACGTCGCGGTGCTGGAGACGATGTGCCGCCTCACCGCCCGGGGCGTCATGCCGGCGGAGGCCGCCCGCCTGGCTGCCGCGGAGCCCCAGCCCGAACGCCTGGCCGGACCCGAACGCCTGGCCGGACCCGAACACCTCGGTGCCCCGCATCCTGTCGCCGCCCCCGAGCAGCCCGCCCGCCGGGAACCGTCCGAGCCCGGGGCACCCGCCGCCGTACCGCGACAGGGCGGCGACCGGGCGGTGCCGGCCGCCGCCGCCCGGCGCGAGTGCCGGGGCCTGGCCCGCGCCGCCACCCGGCTCGACGCCTGCGAGGTGGCCCGGATCCTGGACCGCGGGCTCGACCGGCTCGGCCTCGTCGCGGCCTGGACCCAGCTGATGGTGCCCGCGCTGCGCGCGGTCGGCCGCGCGTGGGTCACCGAGGGCGAACCGTACGTCGAGGTGGAACACCTGCTCTCCTGGCACATCTCCCGGGCCCTGCACCGCAGCACCGCGCGCTGCGAACCGCTGCCCGGCCCGGCCCTGCTGCTCGCCGGGATGCCCACCGAACTGCACGCGCTGCCGCTGGAGGCGCTGGCGGCGGGGCTGGCCGAACGCGGCCTGCCGTACCGGATGTTCGGCCCCGCGCTGCCGCCCGAGGCCCTGCTGGCGGCGGTGCGCCGCACCGGGCCGCCGGCCGTGCTGCTCTGGTCCCAGCTGGCGCGAACCGCGGACCGCGCCCTGGTGCAGCGCGTCGCCCGGACCAGCTGGGGCCTGCACGGCGCCCGCGGCCGCCCCGTCGTGCTGGTCGCCGGGCCGGGCTGGGGCGGCCCCCGCCGACCCCCGGGCACCCTGCGCCCCCGTGATCTGCCGAGCGCCCTCGACCAGTTGGGCGTGGCATGGAAAGCCCGGGAGCGGTGA
- a CDS encoding hemerythrin domain-containing protein → MEHEADVVEELTADHLAARQLFETLRGLDPGDGRRREAADEFTIELVRHSVAEEQFLYPALREHVSGGDALADRGVADHERIEQLLKELEEADPAEARFEELIGVLAAELTAHIEDTERNLLPALVDACSAERLDELGDLVRTAKALAPTRPHPGAPDWKLLAAGTSLVDRARDFLAGRGRPS, encoded by the coding sequence ATGGAACACGAGGCCGACGTGGTCGAGGAACTGACGGCCGACCACCTGGCGGCTCGCCAGCTGTTCGAGACGCTCCGGGGCCTGGACCCCGGTGACGGGCGACGGCGCGAGGCGGCGGACGAGTTCACCATCGAGCTGGTCCGCCACTCGGTGGCCGAGGAGCAGTTCCTCTACCCGGCGCTGCGCGAGCACGTGTCAGGGGGCGACGCGCTGGCGGACCGGGGAGTCGCCGACCATGAGCGGATCGAGCAGCTGCTCAAGGAACTGGAGGAGGCGGACCCGGCCGAGGCCCGGTTCGAGGAGCTGATCGGTGTGCTCGCCGCCGAGCTCACGGCGCACATCGAGGACACCGAGCGGAACCTGCTGCCCGCCCTGGTCGACGCCTGCTCGGCCGAACGGCTCGACGAACTCGGCGACCTGGTCCGCACCGCGAAGGCGCTCGCGCCCACCCGTCCGCATCCCGGTGCCCCCGACTGGAAGCTCCTGGCCGCGGGCACCAGCCTGGTCGACCGCGCGCGGGACTTCCTCGCCGGCCGCGGCCGCCCGTCCTGA
- a CDS encoding PRC-barrel domain containing protein → MTGNVNIWEFRTASGHSAGTDLIDFHVEATDGPIGKVDKLSEEVDSQHLVVDTGPWIFGRRVLLPAGTVSRIEIGERKVYVDRSRDEIKNGPGIDAGATEPEDADFRDPYLLYYGPFYGGFGI, encoded by the coding sequence ATGACCGGGAACGTCAACATCTGGGAGTTCCGCACCGCCTCCGGCCACAGCGCCGGCACCGACCTCATCGACTTTCACGTCGAGGCCACCGACGGCCCGATCGGCAAGGTGGACAAGCTCTCCGAAGAGGTCGACAGCCAGCACCTGGTGGTGGACACCGGCCCCTGGATCTTCGGCAGGCGGGTGCTGCTGCCCGCCGGTACGGTCTCCCGCATCGAGATCGGGGAGCGCAAGGTGTATGTCGACCGCTCCAGGGACGAGATCAAGAACGGCCCCGGGATCGACGCGGGAGCCACCGAACCGGAGGACGCCGACTTCCGCGATCCCTACCTGCTCTACTACGGGCCCTTCTACGGCGGCTTCGGCATCTGA